TCTGCCCCCCCACTCGGGCGCACAGGCACGTTCTCGACGCCCGTCAGCAGCGCCCTGGCGCAATGCACAGGATTGCGTTCTCCCTTCGACGAGACACACAGACCCGGAGGAGGCTGCCCGGGCCAAACTCACCGAGACATGGGCCTCTTCACGCCAAGGTTATTGGGGGTCTCGTTGGCCACGGTGGACAGTGACAGGGTGGACTGAGAGTAGACcttgctgagccgggagcctgggAGAGAGGGCATGGAGTCATCCCTACCCAAATCCCCCTGCCTCCAAAGGgcctgggggcggtgggggggggtgttacCTGACAGGCTGTGGAAGGAACATGGGGTCACCCCTGCCTGAGACCCTCACCCTGTTGCACTCCGACTGGGACagacctcccccctccccccaacaaaagCACTTGCTCCTAAGCATTCCCGAGAGGGCCTCGCAGCCCTTAAGCTCTGGGCGTGCCTTACGCCAGTGTGGACCCCACACCCCTCTGAAGTCTAACAGACACGGGCAACCCCTCAAGACCCCTTTCGCCCTATGTACTCATGGGGGGGGGTCTCAGCGAGCCCTGGACTAGCGCAGTGGGCAGGCACTGACGCCCCAGCCCGACAGGGTCCTTACCCAGCAGGCCACGGGCAGGGCTTCGTGCCAGGGCCGAGTCATCACAGCAACCGGAGCGCGGCCGGGGGGCCCTCCGCCCGCCCCGGCCTGGCCCCCCGGTCCCCGCAGCCCGTGGCCGCAGTACTTTGTCAAGGTCATCCATCAGCTTCAGCTGGGCCCTGCGTTCATACTCGAGCCGAGTGAAGTCCCCCCGCCTAGGGCCCACCTCCTCCTCCGCTGGGGCCCTCCCAGCAGGGGCTGCTGCGGGGGCCACAGGAGCTGGGGGGGCCTGCGTCGCCTCCTCCTGCGCCAGCCTGCAGACCGAGAGGACGGAGCAGTCAGACGGGCCACAGGGTCACCGGCGGCAGGTGTCCTGGGCAGCCCCCAGCCTCACCGTGCGGCCTCTTCCCTCCGCTGCTCCTTCTCCGCCTCCTGCCACTGCTTCCGCCGCCGCGCCTCCTCGGCCCGCCGCTGCTGCCGCTCCAGCAGGCTGGCCCGCTTTTGGGCCATCTCGTCCTCCGGCTTGTCTTCATCCTGCAGGCGGGCACCGAGTCGGGCCGGCCATCCTCCCCTAGCACTTCTCCGCCCACCCGGCCTGCTACCCACACACCCCTCCTTTGCCTTGTGTAAGTGGTCTGAAGGCACCCAGTGGGTTCCTGCTTCCTGTGCGGCCCTGGGCTGTGTACGAGGGCTAAATGGGTGCTCTTCACACCACAAGCTTAACCTGATGGGGAAGGCAATCGGACAGGTCTGAAGGCTATCAGTCTGCTGCGTGGGGACACGCCTAGCCTAGCCTGGGGGCACtaaagaaggcttcctggaggcggCAACCCGGAGGAGATCCGGAGGAGATCCGGGACTTCactggggaggggcaaaggaagggaACAGCAAATGAAAAGCCCTGAGGCCGGAACAAGCCTAGCAGGCCTGGAACTGTAAAGAGGCTGGTGGGGCGGGGCGGTGGGAGGTGGGGCGGATGGGCCCAAAGCCAcgagaaagacttttttttattctaagaGCAAGGGATTGCACAAAAGGGTTTAAGCAGGGGACTGACAAAGTCTAGTTTACGTtaatgtatctatatctatatgtctatctgCGCTGTTGAAAATGGCCAGGGATGGAGCGGGGGCTTGGATGGTAAAGGAGAGTCAGCAAGTGACTGCAGGTGTCCAGGTGAGACCACTGGCCCAGGCCAGGGGCGCTATAAGGACAGAGAACAGTGAGATGGAAGAGGAGGACGGGGAACTGGCAGGGCCGTGATGGGGACAGTGGGAAAGAACATGAGCGAGGAGATGCCATGGAAGACCCCAGCCCTATCTGTCCACCCATTCCTGTCCCTCCGTCTGTCACCCACCCACCCATATGTCTGCCCgccgcccacccacccacccatcatcTGGCCACACACACCTCGTCTGTCTGCGCATTCCCAcctggccagccccctccccgttTATCCACCAGTATCCCCCCTCCCTGACCAGCCAGCGGGTCCCTTCCCCCAAAGGCTTAGGGGACGCTGACCTTATAGAAGAACCCCAGCCCGGCCCGGGGCTCTCCCTCTGAAGATGCCTCTTCCTCTAAGGAATCCTCAGCACCAGGGGGGCTCCCATCTCCCTCGTCCTCCGCTGCGGGCTCCTCCAGGCTGCCCAGCGGGATCTCGATGAGGCCAGGCCGGGCCACAGGCTCCTCAGGAGGTGACCCCTCCGCCAGGAGGATCGAGGAGCGCGTCTGCACGGGCACCTGGCTTGGCGAGAACTTGCGCAGGTGCGGGAGGCTGTCTACGTCGTGGGGAGGCGTGAGCACTCTCGTCAGGGGCGCTAGCCGCAACTCCGCCGGCCGTGCGTGTTTCGGGCTTCGGGGTGTcgggctggggccgggcccggggctgcgccgggcagccggggcgcgccgagcagggctgggagaggcGGCTTTGGGACCCGCCGTGGGCCCGGGGATGACCCATGCGGCGGGCGGCGGGGCAGGCCCTGAGGCCTCAGGTGGGGCCAGGAGCCGCTGCTGCTGGTCTGTGAGCCTCTGCATGTCCCGCTGCAGCGAGTTCAGCGCGGCACTTAGCTTGCTGACCGCCCGGTTATAGtcccccagcccctcagggggCACCGGGCCCAGGTCCGGTGAGAAGGTCACTGCCTTGGGCCGTGGGGATGGATCACCCTGGCCCTCACCCGCTGGCCGCTCCCCACCAGGGACCGGGCCcggctctgcctctgcctcccctccagcctcccGTGGCTGCACCTGCAGGAAGGCGCTCTTGCCCAGCCGCTGGCGGTGCTTGGCAAAGATGGCCTCGATCCGTCGCTTCTGAGCCTCGATGGCCCGCCGCTTCTCCTCTAGCCGGGCCCCCAGCTCACTCATCTCTGAGCTCAGGGCCTCTGGTGCGGTGGGGGTGGCTGCCGGGGACCCTGCCTCGGCCTCAGCCTTGACCAGCTGCTTCTTGCGTTCAGCAAAGCTGGTCATCTTGACCTCAGAGTTGCTGGCTGCTGGGGACGAAGCTGCTGCCTTTGGGGAGCCCTCAGATAGGGCCAGCGGTTTCGACACCTCCCCTGCCGGGCAGGGAGATGGTTTCAAGGGGCCCTCGGGGTGGGGCACGTAGGTGGGTGCTTTGGTGGGCCCATCGGGCAGTGGCTTTGAGGCCCCCTCAAGTGGGTAGGAGGAAGCCAGCGGCAGTTTGGAGGAGCCCTCAGGGGAGTGGAGGTAGAAGCTGCCATCGGCAGCCCCATCGGGGAGCAGCCGGGGCTCGGCACTGTGGATGATCTGCAGGGCCTCCTCGATGGTAGGCAGGTCACCAGGCTCCGGGGGCGGCTGGACGGGGGTCCGGGCTGGCACAGGGCGCGGGGGGCCCAAGCTGTCCGAGCTGACGGAGCGCAGCAGCACGGGGTCTCCCATGACGACATCCACGTCGCTGTCCAGGCCAAAGGGGGTGCTGAACGACACTGCCTGGGAAAGGGGACGGCTGGGCGGCAGGAGGGAGGGGTCAGCCCCTGGGACgagccccggccccgcccccgcccagccTGCTCCCCCCTAGCCAGGCCCCTGAGATGCTCTCACCTGAGCTGCCGGTTCCAGGCCTTGCCGAGGGCCTCCATGTGGGACATGGACGGGGAGGACTTCAATGAGCCTGGGGAGGGGTGGTTAAGTGGTCACTCAGTGGCCACCACAGAGTCgctggggaccctgggtgggGTCAGCCAGAGTGTGTCACTGACGGGGCATTATGTGGATAGCTGGGGTCACTGGGGAGGTCAGGGTCACCATGGGGTCATTCAGGTGTCGGGGGACCTGGTGGAGGGATTGGCAGGAGCAGTGGAATCTGCTGAAGCCGTGTCTGGGTGGGGGTCGCCAGCAAccagctgtgcccctgccctCACCTGTGGATCCCCGGAGCGGGGACTGGGGGCC
The sequence above is a segment of the Meles meles chromosome 20, mMelMel3.1 paternal haplotype, whole genome shotgun sequence genome. Coding sequences within it:
- the CAMSAP3 gene encoding calmodulin-regulated spectrin-associated protein 3 isoform X1, producing the protein MVEAAPPGPGPLRRTFLVPEIKSLDQYDFSRAKAAASLAWVLRAAFGGAEHVPSELWEPFYTDQYAQEHVKPPVTRLLLSAELYCRAWRQALPQLETPPSPSALLALLARRGTVPALPERPVQEADLRHQPILMGAHLAVIDALMVAFAFEWTKTLPGPLALASLEHKLLFWVDTTIRRLQEKTEQEAAQRASPAAPADGVAPAQPSCPTRWYWKLVPHAIAFCLKESGSKPPMIRYRKDRAVARRAPCFPNVTTLQDLASGAALAATIHCYCPQLLRLEEVCLKDPMSVADSLYNLQLVQDFCASRLPRGCPLSLEDLLYVPPPLKVNLVVLLAEMFMCFEVLKPDFVQAKDLPDGHAASPRATEASPAQNSSGCRYGGPVGSPVFNFRHPLLSPGGPQSPLRGSTGSLKSSPSMSHMEALGKAWNRQLSRPLSQAVSFSTPFGLDSDVDVVMGDPVLLRSVSSDSLGPPRPVPARTPVQPPPEPGDLPTIEEALQIIHSAEPRLLPDGAADGSFYLHSPEGSSKLPLASSYPLEGASKPLPDGPTKAPTYVPHPEGPLKPSPCPAGEVSKPLALSEGSPKAAASSPAASNSEVKMTSFAERKKQLVKAEAEAGSPAATPTAPEALSSEMSELGARLEEKRRAIEAQKRRIEAIFAKHRQRLGKSAFLQVQPREAGGEAEAEPGPVPGGERPAGEGQGDPSPRPKAVTFSPDLGPVPPEGLGDYNRAVSKLSAALNSLQRDMQRLTDQQQRLLAPPEASGPAPPPAAWVIPGPTAGPKAASPSPARRAPAARRSPGPGPSPTPRSPKHARPAELRLAPLTRVLTPPHDVDSLPHLRKFSPSQVPVQTRSSILLAEGSPPEEPVARPGLIEIPLGSLEEPAAEDEGDGSPPGAEDSLEEEASSEGEPRAGLGFFYKDEDKPEDEMAQKRASLLERQQRRAEEARRRKQWQEAEKEQRREEAARLAQEEATQAPPAPVAPAAAPAGRAPAEEEVGPRRGDFTRLEYERRAQLKLMDDLDKVLRPRAAGTGGPGRGGRRAPRPRSGCCDDSALARSPARGLLGSRLSKVYSQSTLSLSTVANETPNNLGVKRPMSRAPSPSGLMSPSRLPGSRDRDWENGSNASSPASVPEYTGPRLYKEPSAKSNKFIIHNALSHCCLAGKVNEPQKNRILEEIEKSKANHFLILFRDSSCQFRALYTLSGETEELTRLAGYGPRTVTPAMVEGIYKYNSDRKRFTQIPAKTMSMSVDAFTIQGHLWQSKKPTTPKKGSSTPK
- the CAMSAP3 gene encoding calmodulin-regulated spectrin-associated protein 3 isoform X4, translating into MVEAAPPGPGPLRRTFLVPEIKSLDQYDFSRAKAAASLAWVLRAAFGGAEHVPSELWEPFYTDQYAQEHVKPPVTRLLLSAELYCRAWRQALPQLETPPSPSALLALLARRGTVPALPERPVQEADLRHQPILMGAHLAVIDALMVAFAFEWTKTLPGPLALASLEHKLLFWVDTTIRRLQEKTEQEAAQRASPAAPADGVAPAQPSCPTRWYWKLVPIRYRKDRAVARRAPCFPNVTTLQDLASGAALAATIHCYCPQLLRLEEVCLKDPMSVADSLYNLQLVQDFCASRLPRGCPLSLEDLLYVPPPLKVNLVVLLAEMFMCFEVLKPDFVQAKDLPDGHAASPRATEASPAQNSSGCRYGGPVGSPVFNFRHPLLSPGGPQSPLRGSTGSLKSSPSMSHMEALGKAWNRQLSRPLSQAVSFSTPFGLDSDVDVVMGDPVLLRSVSSDSLGPPRPVPARTPVQPPPEPGDLPTIEEALQIIHSAEPRLLPDGAADGSFYLHSPEGSSKLPLASSYPLEGASKPLPDGPTKAPTYVPHPEGPLKPSPCPAGEVSKPLALSEGSPKAAASSPAASNSEVKMTSFAERKKQLVKAEAEAGSPAATPTAPEALSSEMSELGARLEEKRRAIEAQKRRIEAIFAKHRQRLGKSAFLQVQPREAGGEAEAEPGPVPGGERPAGEGQGDPSPRPKAVTFSPDLGPVPPEGLGDYNRAVSKLSAALNSLQRDMQRLTDQQQRLLAPPEASGPAPPPAAWVIPGPTAGPKAASPSPARRAPAARRSPGPGPSPTPRSPKHARPAELRLAPLTRVLTPPHDVDSLPHLRKFSPSQVPVQTRSSILLAEGSPPEEPVARPGLIEIPLGSLEEPAAEDEGDGSPPGAEDSLEEEASSEGEPRAGLGFFYKDEDKPEDEMAQKRASLLERQQRRAEEARRRKQWQEAEKEQRREEAARLAQEEATQAPPAPVAPAAAPAGRAPAEEEVGPRRGDFTRLEYERRAQLKLMDDLDKVLRPRAAGTGGPGRGGRRAPRPRSGCCDDSALARSPARGLLGSRLSKVYSQSTLSLSTVANETPNNLGVKRPMSRAPSPSGLMSPSRLPGSRDRDWENGSNASSPASVPEYTGPRLYKEPSAKSNKFIIHNALSHCCLAGKVNEPQKNRILEEIEKSKANHFLILFRDSSCQFRALYTLSGETEELTRLAGYGPRTVTPAMVEGIYKYNSDRKRFTQIPAKTMSMSVDAFTIQGHLWQSKKPTTPKKGSSTPK
- the CAMSAP3 gene encoding calmodulin-regulated spectrin-associated protein 3 isoform X5 — protein: MVEAAPPGPGPLRRTFLVPEIKSLDQYDFSRAKAAASLAWVLRAAFGGAEHVPSELWEPFYTDQYAQEHVKPPVTRLLLSAELYCRAWRQALPQLETPPSPSALLALLARRGTVPALPERPVQEADLRHQPILMGAHLAVIDALMVAFAFEWTKTLPGPLALASLEHKLLFWVDTTIRRLQEKTEQEAAQRASPAAPADGVAPAQPSHAIAFCLKESGSKPPMIRYRKDRAVARRAPCFPNVTTLQDLASGAALAATIHCYCPQLLRLEEVCLKDPMSVADSLYNLQLVQDFCASRLPRGCPLSLEDLLYVPPPLKVNLVVLLAEMFMCFEVLKPDFVQAKDLPDGHAASPRATEASPAQNSSGCSSPVFNFRHPLLSPGGPQSPLRGSTGSLKSSPSMSHMEALGKAWNRQLSRPLSQAVSFSTPFGLDSDVDVVMGDPVLLRSVSSDSLGPPRPVPARTPVQPPPEPGDLPTIEEALQIIHSAEPRLLPDGAADGSFYLHSPEGSSKLPLASSYPLEGASKPLPDGPTKAPTYVPHPEGPLKPSPCPAGEVSKPLALSEGSPKAAASSPAASNSEVKMTSFAERKKQLVKAEAEAGSPAATPTAPEALSSEMSELGARLEEKRRAIEAQKRRIEAIFAKHRQRLGKSAFLQVQPREAGGEAEAEPGPVPGGERPAGEGQGDPSPRPKAVTFSPDLGPVPPEGLGDYNRAVSKLSAALNSLQRDMQRLTDQQQRLLAPPEASGPAPPPAAWVIPGPTAGPKAASPSPARRAPAARRSPGPGPSPTPRSPKHARPAELRLAPLTRVLTPPHDVDSLPHLRKFSPSQVPVQTRSSILLAEGSPPEEPVARPGLIEIPLGSLEEPAAEDEGDGSPPGAEDSLEEEASSEGEPRAGLGFFYKDEDKPEDEMAQKRASLLERQQRRAEEARRRKQWQEAEKEQRREEAARLAQEEATQAPPAPVAPAAAPAGRAPAEEEVGPRRGDFTRLEYERRAQLKLMDDLDKVLRPRAAGTGGPGRGGRRAPRPRSGCCDDSALARSPARGLLGSRLSKVYSQSTLSLSTVANETPNNLGVKRPMSRAPSPSGLMSPSRLPGSRDRDWENGSNASSPASVPEYTGPRLYKEPSAKSNKFIIHNALSHCCLAGKVNEPQKNRILEEIEKSKANHFLILFRDSSCQFRALYTLSGETEELTRLAGYGPRTVTPAMVEGIYKYNSDRKRFTQIPAKTMSMSVDAFTIQGHLWQSKKPTTPKKGSSTPK
- the CAMSAP3 gene encoding calmodulin-regulated spectrin-associated protein 3 isoform X8: MVEAAPPGPGPLRRTFLVPEIKSLDQYDFSRAKAAASLAWVLRAAFGGAEHVPSELWEPFYTDQYAQEHVKPPVTRLLLSAELYCRAWRQALPQLETPPSPSALLALLARRGTVPALPERPVQEADLRHQPILMGAHLAVIDALMVAFAFEWTKTLPGPLALASLEHKLLFWVDTTIRRLQEKTEQEAAQRASPAAPADGVAPAQPSIRYRKDRAVARRAPCFPNVTTLQDLASGAALAATIHCYCPQLLRLEEVCLKDPMSVADSLYNLQLVQDFCASRLPRGCPLSLEDLLYVPPPLKVNLVVLLAEMFMCFEVLKPDFVQAKDLPDGHAASPRATEASPAQNSSGCRYGGPVGSPVFNFRHPLLSPGGPQSPLRGSTGSLKSSPSMSHMEALGKAWNRQLSRPLSQAVSFSTPFGLDSDVDVVMGDPVLLRSVSSDSLGPPRPVPARTPVQPPPEPGDLPTIEEALQIIHSAEPRLLPDGAADGSFYLHSPEGSSKLPLASSYPLEGASKPLPDGPTKAPTYVPHPEGPLKPSPCPAGEVSKPLALSEGSPKAAASSPAASNSEVKMTSFAERKKQLVKAEAEAGSPAATPTAPEALSSEMSELGARLEEKRRAIEAQKRRIEAIFAKHRQRLGKSAFLQVQPREAGGEAEAEPGPVPGGERPAGEGQGDPSPRPKAVTFSPDLGPVPPEGLGDYNRAVSKLSAALNSLQRDMQRLTDQQQRLLAPPEASGPAPPPAAWVIPGPTAGPKAASPSPARRAPAARRSPGPGPSPTPRSPKHARPAELRLAPLTRVLTPPHDVDSLPHLRKFSPSQVPVQTRSSILLAEGSPPEEPVARPGLIEIPLGSLEEPAAEDEGDGSPPGAEDSLEEEASSEGEPRAGLGFFYKDEDKPEDEMAQKRASLLERQQRRAEEARRRKQWQEAEKEQRREEAARLAQEEATQAPPAPVAPAAAPAGRAPAEEEVGPRRGDFTRLEYERRAQLKLMDDLDKVLRPRAAGTGGPGRGGRRAPRPRSGCCDDSALARSPARGLLGSRLSKVYSQSTLSLSTVANETPNNLGVKRPMSRAPSPSGLMSPSRLPGSRDRDWENGSNASSPASVPEYTGPRLYKEPSAKSNKFIIHNALSHCCLAGKVNEPQKNRILEEIEKSKANHFLILFRDSSCQFRALYTLSGETEELTRLAGYGPRTVTPAMVEGIYKYNSDRKRFTQIPAKTMSMSVDAFTIQGHLWQSKKPTTPKKGSSTPK
- the CAMSAP3 gene encoding calmodulin-regulated spectrin-associated protein 3 isoform X6 — its product is MVEAAPPGPGPLRRTFLVPEIKSLDQYDFSRAKAAASLAWVLRAAFGGAEHVPSELWEPFYTDQYAQEHVKPPVTRLLLSAELYCRAWRQALPQLETPPSPSALLALLARRGTVPALPERPVQEADLRHQPILMGAHLAVIDALMVAFAFEWTKTLPGPLALASLEHKLLFWVDTTIRRLQEKTEQEAAQRASPAAPADGVAPAQPSCPTRWYWKLVPHAIAFCLKESGSKPPMIRYRKDRAVARRAPCFPNVTTLQDLASGAALAATIHCYCPQLLRLEEVCLKDPMSVADSLYNLQLVQDFCASRLPRGCPLSLEDLLYVPPPLKVNLVVLLAEMFMCFEVLKPDFVQAKDLPDGHAASPRATEASPAQNSSGCRYGGPVGSPVFNFRHPLLSPGGPQSPLRGSTGSLKSSPSMSHMEALGKAWNRQLSDVDVVMGDPVLLRSVSSDSLGPPRPVPARTPVQPPPEPGDLPTIEEALQIIHSAEPRLLPDGAADGSFYLHSPEGSSKLPLASSYPLEGASKPLPDGPTKAPTYVPHPEGPLKPSPCPAGEVSKPLALSEGSPKAAASSPAASNSEVKMTSFAERKKQLVKAEAEAGSPAATPTAPEALSSEMSELGARLEEKRRAIEAQKRRIEAIFAKHRQRLGKSAFLQVQPREAGGEAEAEPGPVPGGERPAGEGQGDPSPRPKAVTFSPDLGPVPPEGLGDYNRAVSKLSAALNSLQRDMQRLTDQQQRLLAPPEASGPAPPPAAWVIPGPTAGPKAASPSPARRAPAARRSPGPGPSPTPRSPKHARPAELRLAPLTRVLTPPHDVDSLPHLRKFSPSQVPVQTRSSILLAEGSPPEEPVARPGLIEIPLGSLEEPAAEDEGDGSPPGAEDSLEEEASSEGEPRAGLGFFYKDEDKPEDEMAQKRASLLERQQRRAEEARRRKQWQEAEKEQRREEAARLAQEEATQAPPAPVAPAAAPAGRAPAEEEVGPRRGDFTRLEYERRAQLKLMDDLDKVLRPRAAGTGGPGRGGRRAPRPRSGCCDDSALARSPARGLLGSRLSKVYSQSTLSLSTVANETPNNLGVKRPMSRAPSPSGLMSPSRLPGSRDRDWENGSNASSPASVPEYTGPRLYKEPSAKSNKFIIHNALSHCCLAGKVNEPQKNRILEEIEKSKANHFLILFRDSSCQFRALYTLSGETEELTRLAGYGPRTVTPAMVEGIYKYNSDRKRFTQIPAKTMSMSVDAFTIQGHLWQSKKPTTPKKGSSTPK
- the CAMSAP3 gene encoding calmodulin-regulated spectrin-associated protein 3 isoform X3, which codes for MVEAAPPGPGPLRRTFLVPEIKSLDQYDFSRAKAAASLAWVLRAAFGGAEHVPSELWEPFYTDQYAQEHVKPPVTRLLLSAELYCRAWRQALPQLETPPSPSALLALLARRGTVPALPERPVQEADLRHQPILMGAHLAVIDALMVAFAFEWTKTLPGPLALASLEHKLLFWVDTTIRRLQEKTEQEAAQRASPAAPADGVAPAQPSHAIAFCLKESGSKPPMIRYRKDRAVARRAPCFPNVTTLQDLASGAALAATIHCYCPQLLRLEEVCLKDPMSVADSLYNLQLVQDFCASRLPRGCPLSLEDLLYVPPPLKVNLVVLLAEMFMCFEVLKPDFVQAKDLPDGHAASPRATEASPAQNSSGCRYGGPVGSPVFNFRHPLLSPGGPQSPLRGSTGSLKSSPSMSHMEALGKAWNRQLSRPLSQAVSFSTPFGLDSDVDVVMGDPVLLRSVSSDSLGPPRPVPARTPVQPPPEPGDLPTIEEALQIIHSAEPRLLPDGAADGSFYLHSPEGSSKLPLASSYPLEGASKPLPDGPTKAPTYVPHPEGPLKPSPCPAGEVSKPLALSEGSPKAAASSPAASNSEVKMTSFAERKKQLVKAEAEAGSPAATPTAPEALSSEMSELGARLEEKRRAIEAQKRRIEAIFAKHRQRLGKSAFLQVQPREAGGEAEAEPGPVPGGERPAGEGQGDPSPRPKAVTFSPDLGPVPPEGLGDYNRAVSKLSAALNSLQRDMQRLTDQQQRLLAPPEASGPAPPPAAWVIPGPTAGPKAASPSPARRAPAARRSPGPGPSPTPRSPKHARPAELRLAPLTRVLTPPHDVDSLPHLRKFSPSQVPVQTRSSILLAEGSPPEEPVARPGLIEIPLGSLEEPAAEDEGDGSPPGAEDSLEEEASSEGEPRAGLGFFYKDEDKPEDEMAQKRASLLERQQRRAEEARRRKQWQEAEKEQRREEAARLAQEEATQAPPAPVAPAAAPAGRAPAEEEVGPRRGDFTRLEYERRAQLKLMDDLDKVLRPRAAGTGGPGRGGRRAPRPRSGCCDDSALARSPARGLLGSRLSKVYSQSTLSLSTVANETPNNLGVKRPMSRAPSPSGLMSPSRLPGSRDRDWENGSNASSPASVPEYTGPRLYKEPSAKSNKFIIHNALSHCCLAGKVNEPQKNRILEEIEKSKANHFLILFRDSSCQFRALYTLSGETEELTRLAGYGPRTVTPAMVEGIYKYNSDRKRFTQIPAKTMSMSVDAFTIQGHLWQSKKPTTPKKGSSTPK
- the CAMSAP3 gene encoding calmodulin-regulated spectrin-associated protein 3 isoform X9; this translates as MVEAAPPGPGPLRRTFLVPEIKSLDQYDFSRAKAAASLAWVLRAAFGGAEHVPSELWEPFYTDQYAQEHVKPPVTRLLLSAELYCRAWRQALPQLETPPSPSALLALLARRGTVPALPERPVQEADLRHQPILMGAHLAVIDALMVAFAFEWTKTLPGPLALASLEHKLLFWVDTTIRRLQEKTEQEAAQRASPAAPADGVAPAQPSIRYRKDRAVARRAPCFPNVTTLQDLASGAALAATIHCYCPQLLRLEEVCLKDPMSVADSLYNLQLVQDFCASRLPRGCPLSLEDLLYVPPPLKVNLVVLLAEMFMCFEVLKPDFVQAKDLPDGHAASPRATEASPAQNSSGCSSPVFNFRHPLLSPGGPQSPLRGSTGSLKSSPSMSHMEALGKAWNRQLSRPLSQAVSFSTPFGLDSDVDVVMGDPVLLRSVSSDSLGPPRPVPARTPVQPPPEPGDLPTIEEALQIIHSAEPRLLPDGAADGSFYLHSPEGSSKLPLASSYPLEGASKPLPDGPTKAPTYVPHPEGPLKPSPCPAGEVSKPLALSEGSPKAAASSPAASNSEVKMTSFAERKKQLVKAEAEAGSPAATPTAPEALSSEMSELGARLEEKRRAIEAQKRRIEAIFAKHRQRLGKSAFLQVQPREAGGEAEAEPGPVPGGERPAGEGQGDPSPRPKAVTFSPDLGPVPPEGLGDYNRAVSKLSAALNSLQRDMQRLTDQQQRLLAPPEASGPAPPPAAWVIPGPTAGPKAASPSPARRAPAARRSPGPGPSPTPRSPKHARPAELRLAPLTRVLTPPHDVDSLPHLRKFSPSQVPVQTRSSILLAEGSPPEEPVARPGLIEIPLGSLEEPAAEDEGDGSPPGAEDSLEEEASSEGEPRAGLGFFYKDEDKPEDEMAQKRASLLERQQRRAEEARRRKQWQEAEKEQRREEAARLAQEEATQAPPAPVAPAAAPAGRAPAEEEVGPRRGDFTRLEYERRAQLKLMDDLDKVLRPRAAGTGGPGRGGRRAPRPRSGCCDDSALARSPARGLLGSRLSKVYSQSTLSLSTVANETPNNLGVKRPMSRAPSPSGLMSPSRLPGSRDRDWENGSNASSPASVPEYTGPRLYKEPSAKSNKFIIHNALSHCCLAGKVNEPQKNRILEEIEKSKANHFLILFRDSSCQFRALYTLSGETEELTRLAGYGPRTVTPAMVEGIYKYNSDRKRFTQIPAKTMSMSVDAFTIQGHLWQSKKPTTPKKGSSTPK
- the CAMSAP3 gene encoding calmodulin-regulated spectrin-associated protein 3 isoform X2 yields the protein MVEAAPPGPGPLRRTFLVPEIKSLDQYDFSRAKAAASLAWVLRAAFGGAEHVPSELWEPFYTDQYAQEHVKPPVTRLLLSAELYCRAWRQALPQLETPPSPSALLALLARRGTVPALPERPVQEADLRHQPILMGAHLAVIDALMVAFAFEWTKTLPGPLALASLEHKLLFWVDTTIRRLQEKTEQEAAQRASPAAPADGVAPAQPSCPTRWYWKLVPHAIAFCLKESGSKPPMIRYRKDRAVARRAPCFPNVTTLQDLASGAALAATIHCYCPQLLRLEEVCLKDPMSVADSLYNLQLVQDFCASRLPRGCPLSLEDLLYVPPPLKVNLVVLLAEMFMCFEVLKPDFVQAKDLPDGHAASPRATEASPAQNSSGCSSPVFNFRHPLLSPGGPQSPLRGSTGSLKSSPSMSHMEALGKAWNRQLSRPLSQAVSFSTPFGLDSDVDVVMGDPVLLRSVSSDSLGPPRPVPARTPVQPPPEPGDLPTIEEALQIIHSAEPRLLPDGAADGSFYLHSPEGSSKLPLASSYPLEGASKPLPDGPTKAPTYVPHPEGPLKPSPCPAGEVSKPLALSEGSPKAAASSPAASNSEVKMTSFAERKKQLVKAEAEAGSPAATPTAPEALSSEMSELGARLEEKRRAIEAQKRRIEAIFAKHRQRLGKSAFLQVQPREAGGEAEAEPGPVPGGERPAGEGQGDPSPRPKAVTFSPDLGPVPPEGLGDYNRAVSKLSAALNSLQRDMQRLTDQQQRLLAPPEASGPAPPPAAWVIPGPTAGPKAASPSPARRAPAARRSPGPGPSPTPRSPKHARPAELRLAPLTRVLTPPHDVDSLPHLRKFSPSQVPVQTRSSILLAEGSPPEEPVARPGLIEIPLGSLEEPAAEDEGDGSPPGAEDSLEEEASSEGEPRAGLGFFYKDEDKPEDEMAQKRASLLERQQRRAEEARRRKQWQEAEKEQRREEAARLAQEEATQAPPAPVAPAAAPAGRAPAEEEVGPRRGDFTRLEYERRAQLKLMDDLDKVLRPRAAGTGGPGRGGRRAPRPRSGCCDDSALARSPARGLLGSRLSKVYSQSTLSLSTVANETPNNLGVKRPMSRAPSPSGLMSPSRLPGSRDRDWENGSNASSPASVPEYTGPRLYKEPSAKSNKFIIHNALSHCCLAGKVNEPQKNRILEEIEKSKANHFLILFRDSSCQFRALYTLSGETEELTRLAGYGPRTVTPAMVEGIYKYNSDRKRFTQIPAKTMSMSVDAFTIQGHLWQSKKPTTPKKGSSTPK